The Naumannella cuiyingiana DNA window TCGGGAGAGCTGGTTGCCCGATCCCAGGGTCTTGGACAACTGCACCCCGGAGACCGACAGCGACTCCTCGATCTGGGTCTGCAGGTCGGCGAGCTTGCGCTGTGCCTGCATCGTCACCTCGCGCCGCATCTGCGACACCTTGCGGGTGAACCAGACGGCCGGCGGCAGCACGATCAGGCTGAGCAGCGAGAGCTGCCAGGACAGGGCGAGCATCGCGATCGCGGTGCCGATCACGGTGGTGACATTGGTGGCGATCGAGGTTGCCGTGGTGGTGACCACCGATTGCATGCCGTTGATGTCGTTGGTCAGCCGCGACTGGACCTCGCCGCCGCGAGTGCGGGTGAAGAAGTCCAGCGGCAGCCGCTGCAGATGCGCGAAGACCCTGGTCCGAAGGCCATGCATGACCCGCTGGCCGACGATGGTCGACTGCCAGGTCTGGATCACGCCGAAGATCGCATTGATCACCGCGACGCCGAGCATCGCGCCGACCAGTCCCAGCAGCAGCGGCACGTCGTGCTCGGGGAGGGCCCGATCGAAGAGGGCCCGGGTGAGGAACGGGGTGGCCAGTCCGACGACGGACGAGGCAATGATCAGAACGGTGACGATCCCGAGGCGGGCCCGGTGCGGCCCGAAGAGGGCCGCGACGCGGCGCAGGCTCACGGGGTGTTCGTCGAGCTGGCGCCGGTCGGCCTCGCTCAGTCGGCGGCCGGGGCCGCCGCCGGGGCCGTCCGGCCGGTGCGGGTGGGTGTCGGGGGCTGCCATGGGCGTACCTCCCTTCCGTGGGAAAGATCCGGCCTTCCGGGGGAGGAAGATCCGGGCGAAGACATGATGAGGTTACCTCACTATCTGGTAACCACACCAATCGCTAGGATATTCCCGTGTCCCGAACCGATGAGCGTGGCGACGACGAGCCGTCGCTCGGCCGGCTGGTGATGCTCGCCGCCCGCCGAGTGCGCGAGGCGCGGGTGGCGGCGTTCGAGCCCTACGGCCTGGCGGCCCACCAGGCGCGCGCCTTCCTGGTCGTGCTGCGCTGGAGCGCCGGCGAACTGCGGCTGTCCCGGCTGGCCGAGCGGCTGCACATCGCGCCGCGCTCGGTGACCGAGGTCGTCGATGCGCTGGAGGAGAAGGGGCTGGTACGCCGATCTCCCAGCCCCACCGACCGCCGGGCCACCGTCGTCGAGCCGACCGAGGCCGGCCGCGAGCTCGGTCACAAGTTGAAGCGCGGCGAGCTGACCGGCGGCGACTCGACGGTGTTCGCGGCCCTCACCGAGACCGAGCGGGGCACGCTCACGCGCCTGCTGGCCAAGGTGGCCGACGCCTGAGCCTGCCCCCTCCCTGTGGGCATCGGGCCGCGTGCGGGGTGGCGTCAGTTCGACGGGCGCGGCTCCGCTGCGGCTGCGCGGTGGGGCGCCGTTCGCGCGTTCGGCAGTGCGCGCCTTCCGCGCAGCGGGCCACTGTTCAGCCAGATCGCCGCGACGAGCACCGCGCCGACCATGATCAGCATCGTCGGTCGCAGCCCGAGGTTCGCGCCCAGGGCGCCGGACACCAGTGCGGCGAGCGGCATCGTGCCGTAGTTGATCAACTGGCTCACGGTGATCGACCGGGCCAACAGGCCCGGTTGGACATAGCGCTGGAGCCAGGAGCTGCGCACCACATTGCCGCCCACGGTGACGAAGGCGAGCGCGAACCAGGCGGCGGTCACCACGGCCCAGCCGGCCGCGCCGGCGCCGGCGAGCGGCACCAGCACCACGACGGGTTGCAGCGCCTGGGTTGTGCGTAGCAATCGCGCGCTGCCGAGGATTCGCGACAGGGCGGGGGCGGCCGCGGCGCCGGCGATGCCGCCGGCCATGCCCACCGTGAGGACCGCCCCGGCACCGCCGGGCGGCAGGCCCAGCTCAGCGGTGAGGAACAGCAACAACACCGTCATGATCCCGGTCAGACCGAAGTTCGCCATGCCTCCGGCGACAGTCATGTTGCGCAGCACGGGATCGCCGAAGACAGACCCGAACCCGTCGGCGACGCGGCGGCGGACGGATCCCGGTTCGTGGATGACGTGGCGCTCGACCCGGCTGAGTGCAACCAGACACACCGTGGAGGCGGCGAGTCCGATGAGCTGGGCGAGCATGCCCAGCGCGGCGGAGCCGAGTTGGGTGATCGCCCCGGCAATGCCGGGGCCGGCCATCTCGGCCGTCGACTGGCTGCCGTACAGCCGTGAGTTGGCCGACTCCAGATGGCCCGGCGGGACCAGCGTCGCGACGAGCCCGGGGTATGCCGAACGGAAGAAGACGATGCAGCAGCCGGTCACCAGCGCGACCAGCACCAGCTGCGGCAGCGAGAGGCGGTCGACCAGCGCCGCGACCGGCACCGTGGCCAGCGCCGCCATCGTGACCAGGTTGGCGATGATCATGACCGTTCGCGGTGAGCTTCGGTCGACGATCACGCCGGCCGGAATGCCGATCACCAGCCAGGGCAGCCAGGTCGCTGCCGTCAGCAGGCCCAACCACTGTGGCCCAGCAGCGAGGCTGAAGATCGCGATCATGGGGAGCAAGGTGGTGGCAGTGGCCGCACCGACCGCGTTGGCTGTTTCCCCGGCCCAGAGCAACCCGAAGCGAGGCCCCAGCCCCTCTGGTCGGGCGTTCATGGCTGGCTCGGGAAGCCGCGCATGAAGACCAGGACCGGCTCGGCGTTCGGATCGGCCAGGCGCTCGCTCTGCTCGTCCGCGACCCGTTCGTGCCAGCTGGTCAGCACCTGGAGTAGCTCCGCGCCGAGCTGATCCAACTCCTGCGGCGT harbors:
- a CDS encoding MarR family winged helix-turn-helix transcriptional regulator; amino-acid sequence: MSRTDERGDDEPSLGRLVMLAARRVREARVAAFEPYGLAAHQARAFLVVLRWSAGELRLSRLAERLHIAPRSVTEVVDALEEKGLVRRSPSPTDRRATVVEPTEAGRELGHKLKRGELTGGDSTVFAALTETERGTLTRLLAKVADA
- a CDS encoding MFS transporter; protein product: MNARPEGLGPRFGLLWAGETANAVGAATATTLLPMIAIFSLAAGPQWLGLLTAATWLPWLVIGIPAGVIVDRSSPRTVMIIANLVTMAALATVPVAALVDRLSLPQLVLVALVTGCCIVFFRSAYPGLVATLVPPGHLESANSRLYGSQSTAEMAGPGIAGAITQLGSAALGMLAQLIGLAASTVCLVALSRVERHVIHEPGSVRRRVADGFGSVFGDPVLRNMTVAGGMANFGLTGIMTVLLLFLTAELGLPPGGAGAVLTVGMAGGIAGAAAAPALSRILGSARLLRTTQALQPVVVLVPLAGAGAAGWAVVTAAWFALAFVTVGGNVVRSSWLQRYVQPGLLARSITVSQLINYGTMPLAALVSGALGANLGLRPTMLIMVGAVLVAAIWLNSGPLRGRRALPNARTAPHRAAAAEPRPSN